The window gtgccagagtttggtccgcattgctggtagtaagtcgaacttgttcccggtgagggtttgactccgccagggctgccctttgtcaccgattctgttcataacttatatggacagaatttctaggggcagccagggcattgagggggtccggtttggtgacctcaggatcgggtcgctgctttttgcagatgatgtggtcctgttggcttcatcgggctgtgaccttcagctctcactgaagcggttcgcaaccgaatgcgaagcggctgagatgggaatcagcacctccaaatctgaggccatggttatcgaccggaaaagggtggagtgcaatttttctctctctcctccctcagattCTCCTTATATCCCTTTCTGCTCTCTTTCTTGAGTCCAAACtctgatgtgggtgtgtgttgaagTCTGATTGTTATCCTTCCTGTGAACCTGACCCTCCCTGGACTCGCTCTGTCCTGTGCTCTCGGTCTGAGGTGTTTGAGTTGAGACTGAGATATGAGACTGAGTCACTGCTGGATGCCACAAGGGTACCCCCCGCCCTTGCGCGCACCTGTCTTCTCCAATGTTGTCCTCATTCACATCATGGCAGCCCATGATGTCACCCTCGGATACAGCAATCAGTTtgacacacgcaggcacaggGGACAAACACATATCCtctccagctcacacacacacacccacagtggACTAGATGCACCTCAAGCTTTCAGCTGCATCACCACCCCtttctcctgcttctcctcctcttttccccaAAACAAAACACCGGTGACCTCTGTCTGTCCTTGCTCTCCGAGCATTGTGCTGACACTCGCGCTGCCCGCTGCCGTTATTGCTGCTGAGACACCTCATCGTCCCTGTCAATCAAATGGATAAAAAGTCGACCCTTCCAGGAGGGGGGAGCTAAAAGTTTGACCACTTACGTACCCTTTGTCTTACTTTTTGCTGGTCTGTCACTTTCTGTAACGACAGCTCCTGTCTCTGGCCTGTAGGTCGCGTGTGACCTGCTGCGGAGAATAATCCGGATTCTGTACCTGAGCAAGAGGCTCCAGGGGCAGCTCcaggggggcagcagggagaTCACCAAGGCTGCCCAGAGCCTCAACGAGTTGGGTGAGTTGGGGACCAACACTCTGGGGCTTtgtagttttttgggggggagggggcaggagggggccaCTGAGGCTGTAGGAGCCAGATGTTTGGGCTTGGGGGCTCTGGAGGGTTTGGCTGGCACATGAGGTTTGTAACCCCCTTCCTAGAGGTGGTGTGTTGGTCGAAGGCTGGGGGACCtggaaactgtactgtacattgacAATCTCATGTGTACCCAGGGCTGTATCTACCATTGAGGACACAGAGGTCCAGAACTCATCATAAAATAATTGCTTGATAATAATTATTTGGTGCTGAAAACATAACCGACCTCAAGTGACTGCTTGCTTGAGTTGACCAATGAacttggctggggggggggctttgcaATCCACTGTGCTGGACTCAGAGACATAgttaagaattttttttattttgcgctcaaattaatACCCAAAAATATTGCGGATTTATTATGGAAGTCCATATCTAGACGCAAATCAAACCTAGCCTAGGTCTGGGCCTTGTGGGCAGAGAAGGCAACTTAATCACACCATTTTACTAGTCGTGTGCCTGTAGTTCATTGTCATGATTCATCCCCACCCAGTCTGAAAAATAGATCCAGTGCGTGTTCGCACTTTGTTAAAAAGTGGCCGTCCATCAtgagtagggatgggtatcgagaaccggtgaatcgattccttggaatcgttagcaaaattccttagcgattctgttaacgattctctgtgccgttgcgcatgcgcaaacttttatagtttattcagacagactgcagcaaacatggcaactaagaagaagcgttctaaagtttggttgtatttcacacgacaaaatgacaacaacgccacttgtaacgcgtgtaaaaagtatatttcgtcgaagggaggaaatactacaaatatgaagaagcatttgaacacagcatggaatgaagttactggaacgtcatgtgttcgatgcatgcagcagcgcagcttaCGTTTGCggttcatctctaactatctaaggtagagctaaacagctcaaaagtgatcacaaccattactgtgtgaagcaatttgcctttattgtgtgtagtcgatctagttatcttctgtcccgtcgtttgaagcatacgttttagctccggcattcgtctcccattagtattgatcttattgatcatttcacgttatcggggcggcgtgtgttacgtcgtgtgttatcagcaaacgttcgcgtgtgtcccattattaaactgagcatatcgatttttaatccattattaaacttaacttaattttaattgtttaaccttttaatagtcctgttaaatgtgcctgaaaacgcctaaacaacatacccaaactacattgaaagctgttgttgaaccatttggagtacatgcatgtaaatggtctcttttgaaaggtgacactgaagttatttaccCTGTttttaggacccctgtaagtcctactggtgttgagtaatagaagcttgaacacaaggaaactgaatgtTTCTATGTCCGacaagattttgttttgaaaacagaggcctgaagaggcttagaggtggtaggtattagctcatttcagagccagtcaaagccagtttgagaaatttgtttagaacgactgtgtgtgtggggggggtgcaggacgcacagacctagttggctgtagaggggagaatcaataagagaatcgataaggaatcgaatcgataagcacgaattgataaggagtcggtgTCATTCAAATCTTATCAATAAGCATCCCTAATAATGAGTAAACGTTTTGTGATCAAATTTCAGTTGTGGTGGTTGTTGTCGATGGACTTTACCCAGAATTGAACATTTGGATGTTATTTATCAACTCCCGTGACAGTCACACTAGTTTGACAATGGCGGAAGCGTGACACACTCTATGACTCAAGTTGAGAACAAGAACAAGTTGAAACTCTTGACAGCCAAATGCGGAGCGTTATGtaaacgatgtgtgtgtgtgtcctgcaagcTACAGAGTAACAGTAGGACTCTTGTGTACTCCGCTTAACTAGAAAGCGCTGTGTTTCCCAGAACGAGCCTTTTTGCATACTGTTCTGTCATTCAGACAGTCACATGGTCACACGTGTCTTTTGTTAATTCTACTGGTATGCTTTTAGGTCGTGGCGGCCAATCATGTGGACCGTGTTaagaaagaagggaggaaggaaggaaggaaggagggaacatgatgatgatgatgatgaaaagagggagagagaaaagagaaggcaggggaaagacagagagagacacagatggaCAGTGCGtgacagaaagaaaaataagAGGAGAGTAAGTGGAATTATGTTTTTTCAAACATTACTCACATCAGAGCAAGCACGGTCCTCTCTTTCACACCGAACAAGATCCAAGGGTTTTTCTACtccctttgtgtttgtgtgtgtgagttcgtGCAATCTCATTGCACTTTCAAATTGGGATGAACCAAAAAATTTGTTCGCGTTTACTGCTAATTTCGTTCAGTGTTGTGTTAGACACAGTATGGGGAAAGGGGAGATgttatctctttctcactcttgtcCTCAGTCCTTCTCCACTTCTGTCCTTCATCTCACCACCTGCTCCCTTCTGTTGGTTAACTTTCTTTAATTCTCTTCCCATAAAAGTCTTTCTTTattgcctcctctctctactttcCCTCTGTACCatccctctctaactctctctttcactctccctactcctccaccctcacttcctctctctctctttggggtTGTAAACCTTGCCCCTTGCCCAGggtgccaaatgtgctaggaccaccactgctccctccctctcctgtaaGCAGGCAGTAATGGCAGTGTGTGCTGCAGGCCTGCTTCTGAAGCCCCAGTCTAATACAATCACACCACAGCAGCAGCCTAATGCAATTTACAACGCCTTGCTTCTGTCAACCACCGGACCCCGCAAGCAGGGTAGGAACACTGTACAGGtggacacactcactcacaagcgcacacacacacacatgggcgcgcacacacacacacacacacacacacacacacacacacacacacacacaggtaggggGAAGGGCAGTTGAGAAGAAAGGaagagtggatggatggagggagcagggaggatagACATGGTGGAAAGGGCTGGTGAATGTAATGGCATGATTGAAGTGGAGGGTGTGTCCAGGGACAAGGCCAGTGGCATGCtggtttgtatgtgtatgtgtttgcgtgtgtgtgtatgtttcggCCGAGGGCGGGGACACACTAGAGCCTGCAATTGTTGATGGGGGGAATCAAAGTCAGCTAAATGTCAAGTGGCGGGTCTGTAAGTGCTGCCAACACAAAACAGGAGTGAGgtgggaaggggtggagggggaggtgggggtgacagagggatagagaaaggcAAGTAACAGTGAGACAACgctaggggggagagggggggggattgaggAAAGGAGATGTTCCAGATGAGTAAATCGAAACGAGATTTACTggcacacactctcttttcaCTAGCCTTATTCCTTGGATGATAATAGTGTTTCAGCTCTCCATGTATCACTTACATGTCTGGGGACACTAGATAGCAGTCCTGACCAGAGCCACAAGTTGGTGTGTGTCATGGACTAGGATCAGATGTACTTCTCTTGTAGATTGTGTGGTCAATAGAATGAAGTAAGTAACCAGTGTTGTTGAGTCCCCTTCTCACAATGTCATTATTGTCGTCTTTGTCTCAGGCAATATTAGTTTCCTcccctctacatttacatttagtcatttaccagacgctcttatccatagcgacttacagtaagtacagggacattcccccgaggcaagtagggtgcatccccccaaggacacaacgtcatttggttggcatagccgggaatcgaactagaaaccttctgattactagcccgattccctcaccgctcagccacctgactcctaagaCTCTAAGGGAGCTACACTGTGACCTGTCAGAGATTTTCAGGAGATGAGGTGTCAATCTCAGTTCCCGGTCTCAGCTAGGTCCTGCCTGTCACTCTGCAGCTCTACAGCTTGAAAAAGCTGTAGTAAGAAATAGTGGAAAAGATAGCAGCGCGGTAGGCTACTGGAACATCCCTTCCTGGCAGGTTTGGTGTGGCTCTGGCCTTGGTGTGTTTTGTGActtggcttctgtagagctgcCCCGGCCAGCCTGATAGGACACTTCAGAACACTCTAGAACTATCAGGACCTCAAAAGGTGTCAAAAGCGTTCTGCATATCGGGGACGGTTGGGGTGAAGGGTAGAAAAGAGGGGGAAGGAAAATGAGAGAGTGGAGGGCAAGGAATATTAAAGCATTTAGCGTGCCTGAGGTTGCTGGGTCACCGCACCGCTGGTTTTGGAAACGGTGTGATGATTTCAGATTCCTCAAAAGGGAGAAGAAATCCGACCGTGGACCAAAACATTAAACGCCGTGAAGGCCCTGCGCAGATTCTTTCaaaggtccccccccccccccccccccccccccccacacacacacacacacacacacacatagctggcATAGCGGTCTGATGATTCCTTTCGTGGTGCATCCGAGTCTGTGTGAGTTGTCGACTGTCAGTGAGGACAAATGACTCACATACTTCAGAGACAATGTCATTTCagctcatcctcctccactcacctcttccatctgcACATCCATGTACACATTTAGGCCCACCTTTTGTTGCGCGGGTCTACATGTAACTGTGAGTGTCTGTTTCCAGCCTAGTTAGCATATTCAGTAGCCTACAACACGTTCtgtgtaaatgtatatatatattaaatggTTCGGAAACTATCTGCTTTATTTCCGTGTTAGTCATTCACTTTCGCCTGACTTCTTGTGTCATCCCCACAGTGGAGCGACtgaacagagggggagagagagagaggcaacctATATTAAACGCTTTGATGGAGCCTCAGTTGACTCCAGTCAGTTCTGTTTTAGTAGTTTCTGGAAAACCACCAATAACAGAGCCTTATCATCATCCCTTAGAATTCATACAAAGAAAGAAGCCTGATTGATTAGATCGGGAAGTTGATGAGTTGTctgacagaattttttttttaataagctGGGCAgtggttttatttgtttttttcaggACCAACCACAGGGCCTGCTTTTGACCTCTACAGAGGTTTTGGATGTTGGCCAACCAAACATTTTCCACAggggtttatttatttatttaaatatatatatatattttttttttatctaaccTTGCATGCTCTCTCTGCTGATATGGCACAAGGCCAGCTCCCACACACGGAGCAGAACTAGCCGTGTCACACTGCTTGTTCTTAAATGGCTTTTTTGGTTCGACATTGACAAGACGAAGATCACACACACTCGACCAGCACAAGGGCCTCTTTCGTTGGCAGTTAATACAAATGGCCAGTCCAGTGTCATGAAGCTATCGTTCAGATAATATGCATTGTGTGAGAATGcaatctctcctcccctactGCCTTTCTCATCTCtacgctcctctccccctcatgtcctcctccagccccccccccaccctcctatcTCCGTcctgcccacctgccctccaaaacccactctcctcctctctcctcccctcagtgTTGGTATTCAGTGTGTGAGACCATGATGACCACATCCCCCTGGAGGGGGCCAGGGTGACCTTCCAGTGTCAGCGTGGAGTGACTTTCCAGTGTCAGCGTGGAGTGATGTTGATGCATGGTCTGCCACAACCAAGCGCCCTTGGGGGTGATACATATAATGGTAGGGTTGGGGGGGCACGCAAGGGAGTAATGCTTTAGCACATGCACTTCCAATTTTACAATCGCACACTCTTAACACAGTCATGCTTGCATTGCATGCCCTCCCCACTACTGCCAGCCAAGGGCTTAAGAGGAGCAGTCACAGCCTCCacgcccacccctcctccctcaagaCCAACACCTCTACTGGTTGATAGCTATGCACTAGCCCCAGACGCTAGCAGTTGATAGGGAAACAGATTGGTTTGACATTGGAGCCTGAGGTGATTTTGAAGGAAATCAGGGTTGTTATTGAGCTTGGTTTTGCCCGGCCGGACACCAGATAGGTAGATGGTAGAACGGCAGCTGGGTTATCACAAGGCcacagagggagatggggagggatcCAGCTGGGGTCATCTCAGGCTGGATCCCACATCTCGATTCCATGCAGAAATCCCACGGCCACATCCTGTCCTGGCCACGCCATGATCAATTACCAGATAGGCGTTTGATTGAAAAGTGCTGGCCATGTGCTGGTTCTCCCCTGCCCATCCCTTGCTTGCTCTTTCTCTGTGGTGacacacaaaacaggcagaCGGTGACAGGAAACGGAAAACAAAATTTCCCTATAAATATTTGTTCAGCTTTGCTGCCTCAATGTCTTCTGTGCCCAAGTGCCCGAGCTCATGAAGCAAAATGGAgtgcttgagtgtgtgactgagtaCTCTTCGTCTTGTTTTTTAcgttatttatttcaaaatgggACAAATATTTAGTCTTAAAGtatgaatgtatttttttcctaTACTGTACATGAATGTACACATATAGTCTAATATATTACTTAAACAACGCCATGCAGTAAGTAGAGACATTAAACAGCATTTTTAAATGTCCTTGACCCCACTCCATCATATCacacaataaataataataaattatcCCCCTCAGGGGGCTTTACATGTAATACACTTTCAGTTAAATTACGATGTCAGTGCAGTGGTTTCCCTTTTAAAATGAATTGCAACTTCAGTCATTGTGTTCTTGTGTTCCACACCATtattgcccccctcccccgaccTTGGCTCACCTTTACCGACTCTGCACCCTTCCTTTCCATCCCCAGACAATCGGACACTATGCACAATGAATCACAGACCCACAAACACAATCACTTTGTCACATCCAACAATGTGTCCACCTAGCTTCAGACCTTTTCTCTGATAAGATTTAGTCATAGTTTCTTCCACACAGTCCAAATTAATCCCTTATAGTTCGACTTAACAAATTGTCGAAGTTATTCCAAATGGTTTACTTATGCCATGTTATAGTTGTTCCAGATGGTTTCACGAATCCCACTTCATCTCAGTGGTTGAAAGTCATTTCAGCTAGAACATCTCATGCTAGTGAATTCATATGGTTTGGCATATTACATGTTCTCTAGGTTGTTCAATTTTGTCCATTTAACTTATTCCATATTGTCTCAATGCTGCTGTTCGGTTTCAACTTATTCCACATCCACGGAGGATAGACACTTCTGCCTGACCTCCGTTTCCTCAAAGGTGACCTTCTTGTTCCTCTTGGGGTCGATCCAGGAGTTATGGATCACCACGTTGTTAGGATTTGGGTCAGCCTCCACCACCGAAACCACCCTCTTCTTCATCTTGCTCTTCAGAACCTTCTGGAACTTCTGCCTGGTGAAGGCGTAGAGCAGCGGATGGAAGATTGTGGTCCCGTAGGCCATGACAAGGAATCCTAACCTCAGCTTGACAGTGAAGTCGCTGGGGCCAGCGCTCAGGATAACCGTGTTGAGCACCGTGATCGGTGTCCAGCACAGCAGAAAGGTGGAGATGATGAGGAGTGACATCCTAAAGACACGCTTCTGCCGTTCCCGCCGCTCCCGGTGGCGTTTCACCGCCCTCCGCAACGCGATGATCACAGACACTGATGTCCGCATACCCAGTGGCGTGTTCCCTCCGCCTCTGACCCCCGCGCTGCCCTGGGACGCGTCCGTAGACTCGGCCTGTGGCGCCGTGGTCAAGGagattgtttttttcttcttgggCTTTTTCTTGGGTGGATTGTGTTGGAAGCGTGTGCCTATGCGAATGTTCAGTGCTTGGAGGATTTTGTAGTATGTGACCAGCATGACCACAGCTGTGAAGAAGAATATGGGAATCTGGGCTAGCAAGTGGTAGTACAGTCCCTGTTCTGTGGTATACTCATTTTCAGGGAGCACAGTAGTCTGGTTAAAGCCATAGTCTGAGTCGGAATGGCTGAAGAATCCCACCTCCATGAAGGGCACCAGGAAACTGAGGAACGATAGAGTCCAAATGGAGCCCAAGAGGGCTGCTGCCCGGCCCATGGTCAGCACACGGTTTGCGGGGCGGACGGAGATGTCGTAGCGGTCCACGGTGATGGCCAGGACGTTGGCGGCGGTGGCGACACTGGCGAAGGAGACGCAGGCCTCGTGGAAGCAGTCAACCAAGGCCGCATCAACCCCCAAGGGGAGGAGTACCACCACGGTTGTCAGAGGGatgcacgccacacacacctgaaaaacagaaagacagaaagtttGATTCAATCATGAAAACACCAGGACACTTGTAGACTCCTAGATCTACAGCTGTAATCCTACTAAATGATTGAAGATGAACTTCAGAGGGGAATATGGACTACAGAAGTCTCCATTATTGCCTCTTCCTAGGTTGAAGAAATCTAATTGTACAGAGGTTTTTGAGCGGGGTTAGTTGTAGGAGTCAGCTAGGTTTGGGCCACCCACCAGAACGTCAAGAACGTGGAGGTTCATGGTGACTATGTTGGAGACGGAGCTGACCAGGTTCTGTTTCATGCAGTAGAGAACCAGCACGGTGAGGTTGGAGCTCAGACCCAGGACAATCTCCAGCAGCAGGAACCCAGTCAGAGAcacctggagaaggagaagaaggagctgaaggaggaggcagagagatggaaaggggaCTGTTGACTGGCTTTACTGGGGATCAGATATTGCCCTCTCCAAGAAATTTGCCAGTGGATCGAATAATTTTCTTTGCGGCTTCTAAAATCTATGAAAAACAGGTTTATACTGGGAAATTGTATCACGATACAATTGTGACAGTTGTCTTTGTATTCTAAAAGATTTTGTCTTTCAGTGGAGTTGAAAGCAACTCCCTTGAACGACTCTAGTCACAAAATGTACCTGTCTGACTTTGAGCATGGATTTTATACCTTTAactcttgtgctgccttcgggtcacatgacccaaaggttcacaacgaaccatcgttgtgtttacccaattttacccaatacaaaaacaaataaaaagtattttcttttaaccttcgcgatgtggggggtctgagacagcccgacggttaaaagaaaatgcttcactttgtttttgtatgctgtaaagttgtcgcaatacgatggtgggtcacaatgactgatgggtcagaatgacccgaagataacacaagggttaaacatctGAACAATCTGAATTTGCCAGCAAAGTCACAATGTCTACCTGGAAACTGAGAGGGTAGGGCTCAACGGGTGGGGTCATTGAGTGGTCGGAGGGTTCCGCGATGTCAAGGACAGTCATGTTGCTCATGGTGGCTTCTGAGGTCAGCACAGGGGGGGTATGCATTATcctggggagaaagggggagaaacCAATCAGCATGGGCCTTGTCCAGTTTATGTATGACTACTTCTCTTTGGTTTATTTTCTCAATTTCTATTTTTGTGTGAGAGTAAACAAAAAGTCCCACAAAAGTTGTCCATTAATACTTCATAATACTAATAATTGCAGAAAGAGGGCCATTACACATCATTACAGTTGTTGGGAAGCCGGTGAAGGCAGACAGGGATGATTAACTGGCAGCTTGTTGTAGagtgtttttctgtctttatCTGTTTACGGGGAATGTCTAGGCTTATATTTcagcagttttctttttttgaccCATGAGTGTAATTGTTTTGTTGCTGCAGAAGCAAGGACtatgtttgttgttgtggtgttcAATTCTCTGGACAGTGAAACTGAGTATACAGTATGTTGTGTCTAGAGGCCAATGTTGAGAACTGGCCTTGTGAAGTTAGAAGAAAACCCTTGTGAAGGGGTTTTCCCCTATAGATCAACATGAAAGTGAGGGtgatacacacaccacagttcATAAAGCCTACTCACCCCTCCCATGAATACTTTCTCCACCTCAGGAGTACATTAAGCACTTTAGAGGGATTTTCCTGGCTCTCAGTAGAAAATCACAGGATCCCACCATTGTTTTACTGCATGGTGCTTTCACTGCCCTTTTTCAACACAGCTGATCCAGCCAGTACAGGCTTTTTTGAGTGGGTTGTATGGTATATCTCCTATGGACTTTAATTGATGGATCAAGTCCAGAAGAGAGTGTCTCTCAGAGAGTGTTTATCTTTATTACAGCAGTAAGTGAAGGACTGGGTCCAACACAGCAAGTATAAATGGATCATGACCTTTTACATCCACAGAAACATGGCATTTCAGCGAGGAGAGAGCACTGCCGGTTCTGTAAGCGGTtgtactcactcacacacacgtctttgAGTGGGCGGAGAGGACGGGCATGTCAGTCCACGAGTTTCTCGAAATCAATGATTTCTTTCATCCACCCTTTTTTCTAGTCtgtcatttgtattttttcgAAACCATGGGCTCTGATGTCCTCCGCTCCTCATAAAGCTCCCAGTGCCAGAACAATTCCAGACTCAGGTTATCCTGTCTTTTAGAGTAGAAGGGGGGAGCACACCTCTCTTTCCTTCAGTCAGGCTGTACGGAAGGCTCAGTCTCTCAACTCGGTGTATAGACTATGCTCTCTGTATGTTTCGAATGTGGTCAGATGAATTGGTCCTTCAGTGTCTCCTCAAAGAGCTAGTTGAAGGTCCAGTATAATTCCGGTCCGGTTAATGGCCCTGATGTAGTTCATCTCAGATTCTATTGTATTCCACGGGAAGGAGGCCAGCTGACCTCGGGAGCACGCTCAGTTTGACCCAACCGAATGTTCAAAGGTCACAGACCAAACATTCTGCAGGGTTAAAATAAACAAACTCGAGGTAGGCGGACTGCCCAAATGTGGAACATCAGAGGAAGAATCAGGTTAAGAGGAGAGAGGTCAAGGGCCTTGACATCTTGgactttttctttcactttttcttctttcctttATCACGCtgtagaagagagggggaatgacataatggtgactGTCTGTGCgactccctctccatcactgtGTCCCCTTAATCCTGTACAACaaagagatggggagaaggagggaatttTAAAGAAAGGAAAGTCTTGAATGAGTGACTGCAAGCCAAGTGTGCCACTTGAGATCCTAAGGCTACCTAATTGGTGGTCCCCATTATCCTCTATCTAAACAATCGGACTGTCAATCATCCACTTTGAACTCATCAAGAGGTTGGGGTTTTAAACAGTGGGTTTTCTCTGTTTCAGAGCTTTCATCAGCTGGTGTTAgatttgtttgcgtgtgtaatCAATTATTTTGCTATCTTTGTTGGGTGTCCCTACGGCATTTGTTTTGCAAATGAACGCTGTGCCTGTGTACTGGTCCTTTGtgccaccatctctctctttctctctctcactctcttttcttttcatcctttgtaattttttctttttcttgtcaTAGTTATAGCACAGCatgagagggaggtgggaaCTAATGCTGATGACACCAATCCATATGACAGAGCAGATGAGAGCATATGATCCAGAAATGATGATCTACAACTAACATTTTGCATAGCAAGACACACTGATCATTCAAAAGGCCCCTCAGTTATTTGGTGAATGCACAGGatggctgcatgtgtgtgttcattgatacaaagtgtgtgtgtctgatgttgTGTgaactctgtgtgtgcatgcaactCCCAAACTCATGAGTTGAAGACTCATGAGTTTGAGCAGCTCCTTCATTCTAGCACAAAATCATTCAAAGCCTCGATTACTTCAAATTGCGCCAAAGTCGGCAAGTGTTGAGGGGAGCAAAGTGCAAGGTGATCCCTGTGGAGGAGAACGTGTTGTATCAGCCCAGTTATCTCCCCGGTGACTGAATGCTATATCTGCTTCACACAGAACTCAAAGACAGGCACAAATGAGCCACTACAAATATC of the Osmerus mordax isolate fOsmMor3 chromosome 17, fOsmMor3.pri, whole genome shotgun sequence genome contains:
- the LOC136960309 gene encoding G-protein coupled receptor 22-like yields the protein MHTPPVLTSEATMSNMTVLDIAEPSDHSMTPPVEPYPLSFQVSLTGFLLLEIVLGLSSNLTVLVLYCMKQNLVSSVSNIVTMNLHVLDVLVCVACIPLTTVVVLLPLGVDAALVDCFHEACVSFASVATAANVLAITVDRYDISVRPANRVLTMGRAAALLGSIWTLSFLSFLVPFMEVGFFSHSDSDYGFNQTTVLPENEYTTEQGLYYHLLAQIPIFFFTAVVMLVTYYKILQALNIRIGTRFQHNPPKKKPKKKKTISLTTAPQAESTDASQGSAGVRGGGNTPLGMRTSVSVIIALRRAVKRHRERRERQKRVFRMSLLIISTFLLCWTPITVLNTVILSAGPSDFTVKLRLGFLVMAYGTTIFHPLLYAFTRQKFQKVLKSKMKKRVVSVVEADPNPNNVVIHNSWIDPKRNKKVTFEETEVRQKCLSSVDVE